A section of the Halichoerus grypus chromosome 11, mHalGry1.hap1.1, whole genome shotgun sequence genome encodes:
- the TEX12 gene encoding testis-expressed protein 12, producing the protein MMASHIVKPDTRNCKRPRELEPQMPESPQLSSLGKSDSSFLESSGLFYKDESLDKDLNDMSKEINLMLSAYAKILSERAAVDASYIDEIDGLFKEANTIENFLIQKRELLRQRFTVIANTLHR; encoded by the exons ATGATGGCAAGTCACATTGTAAAACCTGATACTAGAAATTGCAAGAGACCAAGAGAACTGGAG CCTCAAATGCCAGAGAGTCCACAACTGTCCTCTCTTGGAAAATCAGATTCCTCTTTCTTGGAAAGCTCTGGACTATTTTATAAAGATGAATCCCTGGACAAAGATTTGAATG ATATGAGCAAGGAAATTAATCTAATGTTGTCTGCATATGCAAAGATCTTAAG tgAGAGAGCAGCAGTAGATGCATCTTATATTGACGAGATAGATGGACTCTTCAAAGAAGCCAATACTATTGAAAACTTTCTAATACAAAAAAGAGAGCTCCTGAGACAGAGGTTTACAGTGATTGCAAATACACTGCACAGATAA